From a single Alloactinosynnema sp. L-07 genomic region:
- a CDS encoding PPOX class F420-dependent oxidoreductase, whose product MAFWQERHLCTLTTVRPTGTPHVVPVGATLDLAAGVARVITSGGSAKVRHIRSAGTTPAALCQVDGRRWSTVEGVARILDDPESVADAVRRYTERYKPPRPNPERVVIEIAITRVLGTVR is encoded by the coding sequence ATGGCGTTCTGGCAGGAGCGCCACTTGTGTACGTTGACGACGGTTCGGCCGACCGGCACCCCGCATGTGGTGCCGGTCGGCGCGACCCTCGACCTGGCCGCGGGCGTGGCCCGCGTGATCACCTCCGGCGGGTCGGCGAAGGTGCGCCACATCCGTTCCGCGGGCACGACTCCAGCTGCTTTGTGTCAAGTGGACGGACGTCGGTGGTCCACTGTGGAAGGTGTGGCCCGGATTCTCGATGATCCCGAGTCGGTCGCCGATGCCGTGCGCCGCTACACCGAGCGCTACAAGCCGCCCCGCCCGAATCCGGAGCGGGTCGTGATCGAGATCGCCATCACACGCGTGTTGGGGACCGTTCGTTAG
- a CDS encoding sporulation protein, translated as MVFKKMLRALGVGGPTVDTVLTDTRVYPGGLLTGEVRMTGGEHDSDIDYIALSLVTRVERADEGVQVVEFDRAVVSGRFVLPAGQARSVPFQIPVPWEAPITELYGQHLHGMGLGLRTELAVAKAVDKGDLDQVNIVPLPSQAAVLDAFGRLGFRYKNADLEAGRIHGVPQRLPFFQEIEFYPPRELAGGITQVELTFVAEPGGMAVVLEADKRAGLFRSGGDVFGRFQVSHEESERTDWTARIGEWLSQVSSRRPAQGFHGGGHHGGHGGHGGGGMGLVGGIAAGVVGGMVMGEVFDEVGDAFFGDED; from the coding sequence ATGGTGTTCAAGAAGATGCTGCGGGCGCTGGGCGTCGGCGGTCCCACGGTCGACACCGTGCTGACCGACACCCGGGTCTACCCGGGCGGACTGCTCACCGGCGAGGTTCGGATGACCGGCGGTGAGCACGACTCCGACATCGACTACATCGCGCTGTCCCTGGTCACCAGGGTCGAGCGGGCCGACGAAGGCGTCCAGGTGGTGGAGTTCGACCGGGCCGTGGTGTCCGGTCGCTTCGTGCTGCCCGCCGGACAGGCCAGGTCCGTGCCGTTCCAGATCCCGGTGCCGTGGGAGGCGCCGATCACCGAGCTGTACGGCCAGCACCTGCACGGTATGGGCCTTGGCCTGCGCACGGAGCTGGCGGTGGCCAAGGCCGTCGACAAGGGCGACCTGGACCAGGTGAACATCGTCCCGCTGCCCTCGCAGGCCGCGGTGCTCGACGCGTTCGGCAGGCTCGGCTTCCGCTACAAGAACGCCGACCTCGAGGCGGGCCGCATCCACGGCGTGCCGCAGCGGCTGCCGTTCTTCCAGGAGATCGAGTTCTACCCGCCCCGTGAGCTCGCGGGCGGCATCACGCAGGTCGAGCTGACCTTCGTGGCCGAGCCGGGTGGGATGGCCGTGGTCCTGGAGGCCGACAAGCGGGCGGGCCTGTTCCGTTCCGGCGGCGACGTGTTCGGCCGCTTCCAGGTCAGCCATGAGGAGTCCGAGCGCACCGACTGGACCGCCCGGATCGGCGAGTGGCTGTCGCAGGTCTCCTCACGGCGCCCGGCCCAGGGCTTCCACGGCGGCGGCCACCACGGCGGCCACGGTGGTCACGGTGGCGGCGGCATGGGTCTTGTCGGTGGCATCGCCGCGGGTGTCGTGGGCGGCATGGTCATGGGCGAGGTCTTCGACGAGGTCGGCGACGCCTTCTTCGGCGACGAGGATTAG
- a CDS encoding amino acid deaminase — translation MSPARIDTAAVARLGDEPLDWRFRSVPDSLFGLTARAAAARRTSLFGDGFVGPMVVLDGPAIEHNLTTMASWCAERGVLLAPHGKTTMAPALFARQLEHGAWAITAATAGQLRVYRAFGVSRVVVANEFLDPAGLRWLARELADPDFEVTCWVDSVRGVELMTAAWSGPRPLDVLVEVGVAGGRTGVRDLATARTVAAAIAASPALRLVGVGGYEGPASADASGEGLAAVAAYLDRLRDTVFALAGMFETDQVIVTAGGSAFFDQVADALTGPWPVPVLPVLRCGTYLTHDDGFYREISPLGAHPRLHAAAPLRSALRAWAQVVSRPEPGLALLAVGKRDVPYDLGLPEPKYLRTADGVRPLVGSSVTALNDQHAYLRGDADLAVGDWVGLGLSHPCTTFDKWSLLPVTESDGETVIDFVRTFF, via the coding sequence TTGTCCCCCGCCCGCATCGACACCGCCGCGGTCGCCCGGCTCGGCGACGAGCCGCTGGACTGGCGGTTCCGCTCGGTGCCAGACAGCCTGTTCGGGCTGACCGCCCGCGCGGCCGCCGCCCGCCGGACCAGCCTGTTCGGCGACGGATTCGTCGGTCCGATGGTGGTGCTCGACGGTCCCGCCATCGAACACAACCTGACGACGATGGCGAGCTGGTGCGCGGAACGCGGGGTGCTGCTGGCCCCGCACGGCAAGACCACGATGGCGCCCGCACTCTTCGCCCGCCAGCTGGAACACGGCGCGTGGGCGATCACCGCGGCCACCGCCGGGCAGCTGCGGGTCTACCGGGCGTTCGGGGTCAGCCGGGTCGTGGTCGCCAACGAGTTCCTCGACCCGGCGGGCCTGCGCTGGCTGGCCCGCGAGCTGGCCGACCCGGACTTCGAGGTCACCTGCTGGGTCGACTCGGTGCGCGGCGTCGAGCTGATGACCGCGGCCTGGTCGGGCCCGCGACCGCTGGACGTGCTGGTCGAGGTCGGGGTGGCGGGCGGGCGCACCGGCGTGCGCGACCTGGCCACCGCCCGAACCGTCGCCGCGGCGATCGCGGCCAGCCCGGCGCTGCGCCTGGTCGGGGTCGGCGGGTACGAGGGCCCGGCGTCGGCCGACGCCAGCGGCGAGGGTCTGGCGGCCGTGGCTGCCTACCTTGATCGCTTGCGGGACACCGTGTTCGCGCTGGCCGGGATGTTCGAGACCGACCAGGTCATCGTCACCGCGGGCGGCAGCGCGTTCTTCGACCAGGTGGCCGACGCCCTCACCGGGCCGTGGCCGGTTCCGGTGCTCCCGGTCCTGCGGTGCGGCACCTACCTGACCCACGACGACGGGTTCTACCGCGAGATCTCTCCGCTGGGCGCGCACCCGCGCCTGCACGCCGCCGCGCCACTGCGGTCGGCCCTGCGGGCGTGGGCGCAGGTCGTCTCCAGGCCAGAGCCGGGACTGGCCCTGCTCGCGGTCGGCAAGCGCGACGTCCCCTACGACCTCGGACTGCCCGAGCCAAAGTACCTGCGCACCGCCGACGGTGTCCGGCCACTTGTCGGATCTTCGGTGACCGCGCTCAACGACCAGCACGCCTACCTCCGGGGCGACGCGGACCTGGCCGTCGGCGACTGGGTCGGACTCGGTTTATCCCATCCCTGCACGACTTTCGACAAGTGGAGCCTGCTTCCGGTCACCGAATCGGACGGCGAAACAGTGATCGACTTCGTGCGGACATTCTTCTGA